From a region of the Nocardioides ginsengisegetis genome:
- a CDS encoding sensor histidine kinase — protein sequence MIVARRLLEASLHRIVYTILYALVALAAVNFAVPVLREYSGTNEQVIGLGVLLVLVIEALGTRLHRLVDWLLYGSRADPTAVTARLARPLEDTDGATAPLALLEALADTLRLTHVAAVVPDVTGAGGDDVLLEIGTSYGGARTFPIRHAGTDLGELRAARRGEPLDSRDERLLGAAAAQLGLVLHAARLTEELRAARETLVAAGEDERRRLRREIHDGVGPTLAGIALGLESAERAVTRDPARAQALLHDVRADLTDLLDEVRRVVEGLRPPLLDEVGLVGALEQLASSFQQRTGCPVAVHGDVSRPLPAAVEVAAFRIGAEALTNVARHARATHTRVDVGLDGPELVLRVDDDGRGGVADRPGGNGLGSMRTRAEEVGGSLTLTSTPAGTTLTARLPVPLAARTAS from the coding sequence ATGATCGTCGCCCGCCGCCTGCTCGAGGCCTCGCTGCACCGCATCGTCTACACGATCCTGTACGCGCTGGTCGCGCTGGCGGCGGTCAACTTCGCCGTGCCGGTGCTGCGGGAGTACTCCGGCACCAACGAGCAGGTCATCGGCCTGGGCGTCCTGCTGGTGCTGGTCATCGAGGCCCTCGGCACCCGCCTGCACCGGCTTGTCGACTGGCTGCTCTACGGGAGCCGTGCCGACCCCACCGCCGTCACGGCCAGGCTCGCCCGGCCGCTGGAGGACACCGACGGCGCCACGGCGCCCCTGGCCCTCCTCGAGGCGCTCGCCGACACCCTGCGGCTCACCCACGTCGCGGCCGTCGTCCCCGACGTCACCGGCGCGGGCGGCGACGACGTGCTGCTCGAGATCGGCACGTCGTACGGCGGTGCCCGCACGTTCCCGATCCGGCACGCCGGCACCGACCTGGGCGAGCTCCGCGCCGCCCGTCGTGGTGAGCCGCTCGACTCGCGCGACGAGCGCCTCTTGGGCGCGGCCGCCGCCCAGCTCGGCCTCGTGCTGCACGCGGCCCGCCTCACCGAGGAGCTGCGCGCCGCGCGGGAGACCCTGGTGGCCGCGGGCGAGGACGAGCGTCGGCGGCTGCGGCGCGAGATCCACGACGGCGTGGGCCCGACCCTGGCCGGCATCGCCCTCGGCCTGGAGTCGGCCGAGCGCGCGGTGACCCGCGACCCGGCCCGGGCGCAGGCGCTGCTGCACGACGTCCGGGCCGACCTGACCGACCTGCTCGACGAGGTGCGCCGCGTGGTCGAGGGACTGCGCCCGCCGCTGCTCGACGAGGTCGGCCTGGTCGGCGCGCTCGAGCAGCTGGCGTCGTCGTTCCAGCAGCGGACGGGCTGCCCGGTCGCGGTGCACGGCGACGTGTCCCGGCCGCTGCCGGCCGCGGTCGAGGTGGCGGCCTTCCGGATCGGGGCGGAGGCGCTGACCAACGTGGCCCGGCACGCGCGGGCGACCCACACCCGCGTGGACGTGGGGCTGGACGGGCCCGAGCTGGTGCTGCGCGTCGACGACGACGGCCGCGGTGGGGTCGCGGACCGTCCCGGCGGCAACGGCCTGGGCTCGATGCGGACCCGGGCCGAGGAGGTCGGCGGGTCCCTCACGTTGACCAGCACCCCCGCCGGGACGACGCTCACCGCCCGGTTGCCGGTGCCCCTCGCCGCCAGGACGGCCTCGTGA
- a CDS encoding response regulator, which translates to MNGRPMRVVAVDDHPVFLRGIVACLEDAPDVEVCGTATSAADALATIAATAPDVVLLDLNLGDGNGIAVTRSLRADGFRGAVLVLTMYEDELALRAAFEAGARGYLLKGADQDEILGALRTVVAGGLVVGAQLADRLADLLGSTRPEAPRRVAGLSDRETEVLSLIVAGRTNTEITRELVVSAKTVRNHITNIFAKLGVTDREQAVERARELGLSHRLGDPRWQ; encoded by the coding sequence GTGAACGGCCGACCGATGCGCGTCGTGGCGGTCGACGACCACCCGGTGTTCCTGCGCGGGATCGTGGCCTGCCTCGAGGACGCGCCCGACGTCGAGGTCTGCGGCACCGCGACGAGCGCGGCCGACGCGCTCGCGACCATCGCCGCCACCGCCCCCGACGTGGTCCTGCTCGACCTGAACCTCGGCGACGGCAACGGGATCGCCGTGACCCGGTCGCTGCGCGCGGACGGGTTCCGGGGCGCGGTGCTGGTGCTGACGATGTACGAGGACGAGCTGGCCTTGCGGGCCGCCTTCGAGGCGGGCGCCCGCGGCTACCTGCTCAAGGGCGCCGACCAGGACGAGATCCTCGGCGCGCTGCGCACCGTCGTCGCCGGCGGTCTCGTCGTCGGCGCCCAGCTCGCCGACCGCCTCGCCGACCTCCTGGGCAGCACCCGTCCCGAGGCACCCCGCCGCGTGGCCGGGCTCAGTGACCGGGAGACCGAGGTGCTGTCGCTGATCGTGGCCGGCCGCACCAACACCGAGATCACCCGGGAGCTCGTGGTGAGCGCCAAGACGGTGCGCAACCACATCACCAACATCTTCGCCAAGCTCGGCGTCACCGACCGCGAGCAGGCGGTCGAACGGGCCCGGGAGCTGGGGCTGTCACACCGGCTCGGCGACCCGCGCTGGCAGTGA
- a CDS encoding 6-phosphofructokinase — MRVGVLTGGGDCPGLNAVIRAVVRKGVRQHGFEFVGYRDGWRGPLEGATMELGVEQCRGILPRGGTILGSSRTNPFKIDGGVERIEENLAKDGVEALVAIGGEDTLGVATKLADLGVNVVGVPKTIDNDLSGTDFTFGFDTAVNIATEAIDRLHTTAESHHRVLVVEVMGRHAGWIALHSGIAGGASAVLIPEQPFDIDALCAHVETRFKTKYAPIIVVSEGAVPAEGGDMTLVSGEKDAFGHVRLGGIGDRLAHEIENRTGKEARAVVLGHIQRGGTPTAFDRWLATRFGLQAIDAVAEGDFGTMMALRGTRIVRVPLIEGTGELKLVSDEEYAEAQVFFG, encoded by the coding sequence ATGCGCGTCGGAGTACTCACCGGAGGCGGGGACTGCCCCGGCCTGAACGCCGTCATCCGGGCCGTGGTCCGCAAGGGCGTGCGCCAGCACGGCTTCGAGTTCGTGGGCTACCGCGACGGCTGGCGGGGCCCGCTCGAGGGCGCGACGATGGAGCTCGGCGTCGAGCAGTGCCGCGGCATCCTGCCCCGCGGTGGCACGATCCTGGGATCCAGCCGCACCAACCCCTTCAAGATCGACGGGGGCGTCGAGCGGATCGAGGAGAACCTCGCCAAGGACGGCGTGGAGGCGCTCGTCGCGATCGGCGGCGAGGACACCCTCGGCGTCGCGACCAAGCTGGCCGACCTCGGCGTCAACGTCGTCGGCGTGCCCAAGACGATCGACAACGACCTCTCCGGCACCGACTTCACCTTCGGCTTCGACACCGCGGTCAACATCGCGACCGAGGCCATCGACCGGCTGCACACCACCGCCGAGTCCCACCACCGCGTCCTCGTCGTGGAGGTGATGGGCCGCCATGCCGGCTGGATCGCGCTGCACTCCGGGATCGCCGGGGGCGCCAGCGCCGTCCTGATCCCCGAGCAGCCCTTCGACATCGACGCGCTCTGCGCGCACGTCGAGACCCGCTTCAAGACCAAGTACGCCCCGATCATCGTGGTCTCCGAGGGCGCGGTCCCCGCCGAGGGCGGCGACATGACGCTGGTGTCGGGGGAGAAGGACGCCTTCGGCCACGTCCGCCTCGGCGGCATCGGCGACCGGCTCGCCCACGAGATCGAGAACCGCACCGGCAAGGAGGCCCGGGCGGTCGTCCTGGGCCACATCCAGCGCGGCGGCACGCCCACGGCGTTCGACCGCTGGCTGGCCACCCGCTTCGGCCTCCAGGCGATCGACGCCGTCGCCGAGGGCGACTTCGGCACGATGATGGCGCTGCGCGGCACCCGCATCGTGCGCGTCCCGCTCATCGAGGGCACCGGCGAGCTCAAGCTCGTCAGCGACGAGGAGTACGCCGAGGCGCAGGTCTTCTTCGGCTAG
- a CDS encoding transposase, translated as MPKSRPQLPTRVVAPGNGVSVRTRLRLDSDERVLLEAIGAHLTRARNSDLAAARRGEKANHRYKALVEQFGIHSRYAGTICLDNDAATKAAKEHLRRHLAGLRRAVATLEHRISAPTRSSCGCGERRGCSSCRGGYATANERWQKLRRLDARRAELARVETRLAAKDYPVVYGGRRLAGTRHHLGKAGLTETQWRRAWSEARHWFGCAGNAGKSGGNPCLTLTRGDGGRWHLTVSVPKPIAEQFGTSTRVQLRHPIALHHRSRELEERLNARSAVRVDLQPDTDTKGRARTYLRLSWVRPAPEAVDLAAARAGGVVGVDLNADHLAATHVDGSGNPVGRPVRIPLDLADASTRTRDGRLRAAVTAVLEHAKTTGATAVAVEDLDFTDSKTREKFGRRRTFRHLIAGFPTAQFKDRVVAMAATQGLAVIAVDPRYTSRYGGASWQRALSTPTVVATRHEGASVAIGRRALGHGLTTRAGRKTGPGKPRQRPVPHQCDGSDARPSAGQERATTDTTEATIRTGAHTPPVHTRQPSRHPPQASGVATPGGLTEQVHAGHRFPGSPHTG; from the coding sequence ATGCCGAAGTCCCGCCCCCAGTTGCCCACCCGTGTGGTGGCCCCGGGCAATGGCGTCTCGGTGCGGACCCGGCTGCGGCTCGACTCCGACGAACGGGTGCTGCTCGAGGCGATCGGGGCCCACCTCACCAGGGCACGAAACAGCGACCTGGCCGCCGCGCGGCGTGGCGAGAAGGCGAACCACCGCTACAAGGCCCTGGTCGAGCAGTTCGGGATCCACTCGCGGTACGCGGGCACGATCTGCCTCGACAACGACGCTGCGACCAAGGCCGCCAAGGAGCACCTGCGGCGGCACCTCGCCGGCCTGCGGCGCGCGGTCGCGACCCTCGAACACCGCATCAGCGCACCCACACGGTCCAGTTGCGGATGCGGTGAGCGCCGAGGTTGCTCGTCCTGTCGGGGTGGGTACGCGACGGCGAACGAGCGGTGGCAGAAGCTAAGGCGGCTCGATGCTCGGCGCGCGGAGCTGGCCCGGGTCGAGACACGGCTGGCGGCCAAGGACTACCCGGTCGTGTACGGCGGCCGGCGACTTGCCGGCACCCGCCACCACTTGGGCAAGGCCGGACTCACTGAGACTCAGTGGCGCCGAGCCTGGTCCGAGGCGAGGCACTGGTTCGGGTGCGCGGGAAACGCCGGCAAGTCGGGCGGGAACCCGTGCCTGACCCTCACCCGCGGCGACGGCGGCCGCTGGCACCTCACCGTCTCGGTCCCCAAGCCCATCGCCGAGCAGTTCGGTACGTCCACACGCGTGCAGCTGCGGCATCCCATCGCACTGCATCACCGCAGCCGCGAGCTCGAGGAACGACTCAATGCCCGCTCCGCGGTGCGGGTCGACCTCCAGCCAGACACCGACACCAAGGGCCGGGCGCGGACCTACCTGCGGCTCTCCTGGGTGCGCCCCGCACCCGAGGCCGTCGACCTGGCCGCGGCGCGGGCCGGTGGTGTGGTCGGGGTCGACCTGAACGCCGACCACCTCGCCGCCACCCATGTCGACGGATCAGGAAACCCGGTCGGCAGGCCCGTGCGGATCCCCCTGGATCTGGCCGATGCCTCCACACGCACACGGGACGGTCGACTTCGTGCCGCAGTCACCGCCGTTCTGGAGCACGCGAAGACCACCGGGGCGACCGCTGTCGCGGTCGAGGACCTCGACTTCACCGACTCCAAGACCCGCGAGAAATTCGGTCGTCGCAGGACGTTCCGCCACCTGATCGCCGGGTTCCCCACCGCCCAGTTCAAGGACCGGGTCGTCGCGATGGCGGCCACCCAGGGGCTCGCGGTCATCGCGGTCGATCCGCGCTACACCAGCCGGTACGGCGGCGCGTCGTGGCAGCGTGCCCTGTCCACCCCCACAGTTGTCGCGACCAGGCACGAGGGTGCCTCGGTCGCGATCGGACGCCGAGCCCTCGGGCACGGCCTCACCACCCGAGCCGGCCGCAAGACCGGTCCCGGGAAGCCGCGCCAGCGGCCCGTTCCCCACCAGTGCGATGGAAGCGATGCCCGCCCCAGTGCGGGCCAGGAACGGGCAACCACTGACACGACTGAGGCCACCATCCGAACCGGCGCCCACACACCACCCGTTCACACACGACAGCCCTCCCGGCACCCACCCCAAGCATCGGGAGTGGCGACGCCTGGAGGGCTGACGGAACAGGTGCACGCCGGGCATAGGTTCCCCGGGTCCCCACACACAGGGTGA
- a CDS encoding DUF1028 domain-containing protein yields the protein MTFSIVARSADGESWGVAVASKFLAVGSCVPAAVAQVGAIATQADANVAYKGLALSHLDDGATAEIALQRLLEEDDQRDHRQVGIVDIDGGAASHTGSACLDWAGSITGDGYAIQGNILVGEEVVDAMQAAWENSDDDAPLARRLLAALAAGDEAGGDRRGRQSAALLVVRDGAGYGGLDDIAVDLRVDDHADPVTELARLLELNDLYLTASTEEEKVVVTPELERELEERATALGHRDFRAWVGSGNYEMRVAADGSWVDEKVLAILRAEETSA from the coding sequence ATGACCTTCTCGATCGTCGCCCGGTCCGCCGACGGAGAGTCCTGGGGAGTCGCCGTCGCCTCGAAGTTCCTCGCGGTCGGCTCGTGCGTGCCGGCCGCGGTGGCGCAGGTCGGCGCGATCGCCACCCAGGCCGACGCCAACGTCGCCTACAAGGGACTCGCCCTCTCCCACCTCGACGACGGCGCCACCGCCGAGATCGCCCTGCAGCGCCTGCTGGAGGAGGACGACCAGCGCGACCACCGCCAGGTCGGCATCGTCGACATCGACGGCGGCGCGGCCAGCCACACCGGCAGCGCCTGCCTCGACTGGGCCGGCAGCATCACCGGCGACGGCTACGCCATCCAGGGCAACATCCTGGTCGGTGAGGAGGTCGTCGACGCCATGCAGGCCGCCTGGGAGAACTCCGACGACGACGCCCCGCTCGCCCGCCGGCTGCTGGCCGCCCTCGCCGCCGGCGACGAGGCGGGAGGCGACCGCCGGGGGCGGCAGTCGGCCGCGCTCCTCGTCGTACGCGACGGGGCGGGGTACGGCGGCCTGGACGACATCGCCGTCGACCTGCGCGTCGACGACCATGCCGACCCGGTGACCGAGCTGGCCCGGCTGCTCGAGCTCAACGACCTCTACCTGACCGCCTCGACCGAGGAGGAGAAGGTCGTCGTGACGCCGGAGCTCGAGCGGGAGCTCGAGGAACGCGCCACCGCGCTGGGGCACCGCGACTTCCGTGCGTGGGTCGGGTCGGGCAACTACGAGATGCGGGTCGCGGCGGACGGGTCGTGGGTCGACGAGAAGGTCCTCGCGATCCTGCGGGCCGAGGAGACCTCCGCATGA
- a CDS encoding class II 3-deoxy-7-phosphoheptulonate synthase — MSIPDLASLHALGPAQQPTYPDQGAVDAAVARLRTAPPLVFAGECDDLKAKIAAVTRGEAFLLQGGDCAETFAGVTADNVRNKLRVLLQMAVVLTYAASVPVVKVGRIAGQYAKPRSSDLETRDGVTLPAYRGDAVNGFDFTEAARIPDPQRLVDVYNSSAATLNLVRAFVTGGYADLRQVHTWNTDFVRESPVGQRYEEMASEIERALTFMQAIGADPDEFHRVDFHSSHEALVLEYEHAMTRVDSRTNTPYDVSGHFVWIGERTRQLDNAHVELLSHIKNPIGVKLGPTTTPDDALALAAKLNPHNEPGRLTFITRFGAGKIREGLPHLVEKVNAAGVEVAWVCDPMHGNTFEASSGYKTRRFDDVIEEVQGFFDVHRALGTWPGGVHVELTGDDVTECVGGGEELLEADLGGRYESVCDPRLNRVQSLELAFLVAEMLRKA; from the coding sequence GTGAGCATCCCTGACCTCGCGAGCCTGCACGCCCTCGGCCCGGCCCAGCAGCCGACGTACCCCGACCAGGGGGCCGTCGACGCCGCCGTGGCCCGCCTCCGCACGGCCCCGCCGCTCGTCTTCGCCGGCGAGTGCGACGACCTCAAGGCCAAGATCGCGGCGGTGACTCGCGGCGAGGCGTTCCTGCTCCAGGGCGGCGACTGCGCCGAGACCTTCGCCGGCGTCACCGCCGACAACGTCCGCAACAAGCTGCGGGTGCTGCTCCAGATGGCGGTCGTGCTGACCTACGCCGCGTCCGTGCCGGTCGTGAAGGTGGGCCGGATCGCCGGCCAGTACGCCAAGCCCCGCTCCAGCGACCTCGAGACCCGCGACGGCGTGACCCTGCCGGCCTACCGCGGCGACGCCGTCAACGGCTTCGACTTCACCGAGGCCGCGCGGATCCCCGACCCGCAGCGCCTCGTCGACGTCTACAACTCCTCCGCCGCGACCCTCAACCTCGTGCGCGCCTTCGTCACCGGCGGCTACGCCGACCTGCGCCAGGTGCACACCTGGAACACCGACTTCGTGCGCGAGTCCCCGGTCGGCCAGCGCTACGAGGAGATGGCCTCCGAGATCGAGCGGGCGCTCACCTTCATGCAGGCGATCGGCGCCGACCCCGACGAGTTCCACCGGGTCGACTTCCACTCCAGCCACGAGGCGCTCGTCCTGGAGTACGAGCACGCCATGACGCGCGTCGACTCGCGCACCAACACGCCGTACGACGTCTCCGGCCACTTCGTGTGGATCGGGGAGCGGACCCGCCAGCTCGACAACGCCCACGTCGAGCTGCTCAGTCACATCAAGAACCCCATCGGGGTGAAGCTCGGGCCGACCACCACGCCGGACGACGCGCTGGCGCTCGCCGCCAAGCTCAACCCGCACAACGAGCCCGGCCGCCTGACCTTCATCACCCGCTTCGGTGCCGGCAAGATCCGCGAGGGCCTCCCGCACCTGGTGGAGAAGGTCAACGCCGCCGGCGTCGAGGTCGCGTGGGTCTGCGACCCGATGCACGGCAACACCTTCGAGGCCTCGTCCGGCTACAAGACGCGCCGCTTCGACGACGTGATCGAGGAGGTCCAGGGCTTCTTCGACGTGCACCGCGCGCTCGGCACCTGGCCCGGCGGTGTGCACGTCGAGCTCACGGGCGACGACGTCACCGAGTGCGTCGGCGGCGGCGAGGAGCTGCTCGAGGCCGACCTCGGCGGCCGCTACGAGTCGGTCTGCGACCCGCGGCTCAACCGGGTCCAGTCCCTCGAGCTGGCGTTCCTCGTGGCCGAGATGCTCCGCAAGGCATGA
- a CDS encoding APC family permease, protein MASSTTEALDVNGPQPDLKRVMGPKLLLLFIVGDILGAGVYAVTGEMALEVGGIVWVPFLVAFGVATLTALSYLELVTKYPQAAGAALYTHKAFGLHFVTFLVAFAVVCSGITSASTSSNLLATNLLAGFDAIGWHVPQGNNAITVVALLFMLLLAAINLRGVGESVKFNVVLTLVEMAALVIVIGIGFSVMAKGDADMGRIVAFQSGSDRGVFLAVTVATAIAFFAMVGFEDSVNMVEETQDPEKVFPRIMLTGLGIAVIFYVLVAVSVIAVIPEGQVESVVADEGKVLLNVVQLGAPGIPIDKVFPFLTVVAVANTALINMLMASRLLYGMANQDVLPRSLGKVLPGRRTPWAGILFSTVLALVLIVVVTYQADTTVIGALSGTTALLLLCVFAVVNVACIILRRDTATESKFRAPAWAPFAAAVCCLYLAGPWARDSEDWVQYKIAGGMLLVGIVLWALTWATNRGVRAQKTGFRDIEHLED, encoded by the coding sequence ATGGCCAGCAGCACGACCGAAGCGCTCGACGTCAACGGACCCCAACCCGACCTCAAGCGGGTGATGGGACCCAAGCTCCTGCTCCTGTTCATCGTCGGCGACATCCTCGGTGCGGGCGTCTACGCCGTCACCGGCGAGATGGCGCTGGAGGTCGGCGGGATCGTCTGGGTGCCGTTCCTCGTGGCCTTCGGCGTGGCCACCCTGACCGCCCTGTCCTACCTCGAGCTCGTCACCAAGTACCCCCAGGCCGCGGGCGCGGCGCTCTACACCCACAAGGCCTTCGGCCTGCACTTCGTCACGTTCCTCGTGGCGTTCGCCGTCGTCTGCTCGGGCATCACCAGCGCCTCCACGTCGTCCAACCTGCTCGCGACCAACCTGCTGGCGGGCTTCGACGCGATCGGCTGGCACGTGCCGCAGGGCAACAACGCCATCACCGTGGTGGCCCTGCTGTTCATGCTGCTCCTCGCCGCGATCAACCTGCGCGGCGTCGGCGAGAGCGTGAAGTTCAACGTCGTGCTGACCCTCGTCGAGATGGCCGCGCTGGTCATCGTCATCGGGATCGGCTTCTCCGTGATGGCCAAGGGCGACGCCGACATGGGCCGGATCGTGGCCTTCCAGTCCGGCTCGGACCGCGGTGTCTTCCTCGCCGTCACCGTCGCGACCGCGATCGCGTTCTTCGCGATGGTCGGCTTCGAGGACTCGGTCAACATGGTCGAGGAGACCCAGGACCCCGAGAAGGTCTTCCCGCGGATCATGCTCACCGGCCTCGGCATCGCGGTGATCTTCTACGTGCTGGTCGCCGTCTCGGTGATCGCGGTGATCCCCGAGGGGCAGGTCGAGAGCGTCGTGGCCGACGAGGGCAAGGTGCTGCTCAACGTCGTCCAGCTCGGCGCCCCCGGCATCCCGATCGACAAGGTCTTCCCGTTCCTCACGGTGGTGGCCGTCGCCAACACCGCGCTGATCAACATGCTGATGGCCTCGCGGCTGCTCTACGGCATGGCCAACCAGGACGTGCTGCCTCGCTCGCTCGGCAAGGTGCTCCCCGGACGGCGTACGCCGTGGGCGGGCATCCTCTTCTCCACCGTCCTCGCACTGGTGCTGATCGTGGTCGTGACCTACCAGGCCGACACCACCGTGATCGGCGCCCTGTCGGGCACCACTGCGCTGCTGCTGCTGTGCGTCTTCGCGGTGGTCAACGTCGCGTGCATCATCCTGCGTCGGGACACCGCGACGGAGAGCAAGTTCCGGGCCCCGGCCTGGGCGCCGTTCGCGGCGGCCGTGTGCTGCCTCTACCTCGCCGGCCCGTGGGCCCGCGACAGCGAGGACTGGGTGCAGTACAAGATCGCCGGCGGCATGCTGCTGGTCGGCATCGTGCTGTGGGCGCTGACCTGGGCCACCAACCGCGGCGTCCGCGCGCAGAAGACCGGCTTCCGCGACATCGAGCACCTCGAAGACTGA
- a CDS encoding MFS transporter yields MPHLLDRLGFPSVGEHRRFVTAIAVDAIGSGVFMPVCMLYFLVTTDLTLVQVGAIISIASAVSLPAGPLLGGLVDRWGAKHLLLAGNALQGIGYAAYLVTDSFWTVTAWTVVITIGRTAFWGSYGNIVAAISVPGEREKWFGFLGALRNVGFAIGGLLSGLAITIGTQSAFAAVVVANAVSYAVAFGLLLAVPPTARSGHRSQAGAWGTVLRDGPYRLLWMTQLVFSTSMMVLNFAMPVYATTVLGLPGWVTGAVFTLNTVMVGFGQGFAVRAMTGAVRWRVLLLANAVFAASFLLMLGASRVGVVLAVAVVLVGSAVYTLGELFGGPVHGALSAEAAPEHLRGRYLSLIQLAWNLAGTIAPLAFAWLLERGPSTLWLGLLVVSVAGALLAVRLGTALPAAAARVTNRAEEPVAA; encoded by the coding sequence GTGCCGCACCTCCTCGACCGTCTCGGGTTCCCCTCAGTGGGCGAGCATCGCCGCTTCGTCACCGCCATCGCGGTCGACGCGATCGGCAGCGGCGTGTTCATGCCCGTCTGCATGCTCTACTTCCTCGTCACCACCGACCTCACGCTCGTGCAGGTCGGCGCGATCATCTCGATCGCCTCCGCCGTCTCGCTCCCGGCCGGCCCGCTCCTCGGCGGGCTCGTGGACCGGTGGGGCGCCAAGCACCTGCTGCTGGCGGGCAACGCGCTGCAGGGCATCGGCTACGCGGCGTACCTCGTCACCGACTCCTTCTGGACCGTCACCGCCTGGACCGTCGTGATCACGATCGGCCGCACGGCCTTCTGGGGCTCCTACGGCAACATCGTCGCGGCGATCTCGGTGCCGGGGGAGCGGGAGAAGTGGTTCGGTTTCCTCGGGGCGCTGCGCAACGTCGGCTTCGCCATCGGCGGCCTGCTTTCTGGCCTGGCCATCACGATCGGCACGCAGAGCGCGTTCGCCGCGGTCGTGGTCGCCAACGCGGTGTCGTACGCCGTCGCGTTCGGCCTGCTGCTCGCGGTGCCGCCCACCGCGCGCAGCGGCCACCGCTCGCAGGCCGGCGCGTGGGGGACGGTGCTGCGCGACGGCCCCTACCGGCTGCTGTGGATGACCCAGCTGGTGTTCTCGACGTCGATGATGGTGCTCAACTTCGCGATGCCGGTCTACGCCACGACCGTGCTCGGCCTCCCGGGCTGGGTCACCGGCGCCGTATTCACGCTCAACACGGTGATGGTCGGCTTCGGCCAGGGCTTCGCGGTCCGCGCGATGACCGGGGCCGTGCGCTGGCGGGTGCTGCTGCTGGCCAACGCGGTCTTCGCGGCGTCCTTCCTGCTGATGCTCGGGGCCTCGCGGGTCGGCGTCGTCCTGGCCGTCGCGGTGGTCCTCGTCGGCTCGGCGGTCTACACGCTCGGTGAGCTCTTCGGCGGGCCGGTGCACGGCGCGCTCTCGGCCGAGGCCGCGCCCGAGCACCTGCGCGGTCGCTACCTCTCGCTGATCCAGCTCGCCTGGAACCTCGCCGGGACCATCGCGCCGCTGGCGTTCGCCTGGCTGCTCGAGCGCGGGCCGAGCACCCTCTGGCTGGGGCTGCTCGTCGTCTCGGTGGCCGGGGCGCTCCTCGCCGTACGCCTCGGTACGGCGCTGCCGGCGGCGGCCGCGCGGGTCACCAACAGGGCCGAGGAGCCGGTCGCCGCCTGA